ATTTTGGCACTAGATTACGCTTTCATAATTTGATTAATTCATGAAATATATATCTGCAGCAAGCGGGAAAGGAAAGCTCGGAAATGCAGCTTATGTAGATGCTATAATCAACAATTTGCCAACCTTGGGAGCAAGCCAAAATGCATGCAGTGTTTCTTTTGATTATGACAGTAGCTTTGGAATTCCTGGAGCATTTTACATCAAAAACTATATGTCAACTGAGTTCCTCCTTGTCAGTGTGACTCTTGAAGATATTCCAAACCATGGAACTATCCACTTTGTTTGCAACTCTTGGATTTACAACGCTAAAAATTATACAAGTGATCGCATTTTCTTCGCCAATGATGTAAGCAATCTAATTACCAAATAgtctatttaattttttagcatgcttggatcaacttttctttcatccgaatcaattctgaaattcaGAAGCTACTTACGTAACCTTATCCCCAAAATTGATTCTAACTTCCTGTCAATAACAAATACATTCATATATTGCAGACATATCTGCCAAGTAAAACACCAGCTCCACTAGTGTACTACAGACAACAAGAGCTGAAGACTTTAAGAGGAGATGGAACTGGGGAACGCCAGGAATGGGACAGGATCTATGATTATGATGTCTACAATGATTTGGGCGAACCTGACAAGAGTGCTAGTTTAGCTCGTCCAGTTCTTGGAGGATCTAGCACCTTTCCTTACCCTCGTAGGGGAAGAACAGGCAGAAAACCAACAGCCACAGGTTATAATTGTctttttaataaacttttgtatACACCAGTGCGCTGACACATATTTGTTCTAACTTAAGCAGATGTCTCTGTCTAAAGTAGCTTCGAATGTAACTGTGttaaagagtaatgatatatacacacctcattttttaaacacttcatttccacctctttttatttgtatctctctcatctcatcatgtatcacatctcatattttctctttcttactttttcttttcttcctatctctctcaccattccacctctccacctcaaaagagaggtgtggatgaaacattatccGGTGTTAAATACTTGATTGGCTGTTTTTCTGTCTATAAAGGTCCCAGCTTGCCTCAACAAAAGATACTTGCTgttttaaaacaaaacaaaattggATGAATGATGCACAATATATATTGCTTAAAAATTATGGATTGTTTTTAATTTCATGGCAATTTTTCATGACTATAAGTAAGCAATTTGTTGTTggttacattttttattttgatatctTAACAGATCCTCAAACTGAGAGCAGAAGCAGCAGTTTCTACATTCCAAGAGATGAAGCTTTTGGTCATTTGAAATCCTCAGACTTTCTGACTTATGGACTGAAGTCTATTTCTCAAGATGTGATTCCTGCACTACAATCAGTTTTTGATATAAACTTCACACCAAACGAGTTTGATAGCTTCGGTGATGTGTATGATTTATACGAAGGAGGAATTCAGCTGCCTACAGATATACTGAGTAAAATTAGTCCTTTACCAGTGTTAAAGGAAGTCTTCAGAACTGATGGTGAACAATTCCTCAAGTTTCCACCTCCTAAAGTTATTCAAGGTACACTACCTTTATTAAAACAACCACTTTCTTCAAAATCGGTACTTGCAAGTAAAAATGTAAAAACTCTTTTACATTTAGCAGCATGAAAGAAAGGATATTTTGACAGTGGTTATTTCATATAATATTTTGAACAGTGACTAAGTCAGATTGGAATACTGATGAAGAATTTGCAAGAGAGATCATTGCTGGTGTAAATCCTTGTTTAGTTCACATCCTTCAAGTAAGCTCAACATTTCATTGTATACTAATATATTAGTTTAAATTTTCTATCAACAACATTGATCCACTTAATGGACTAACGGTGAACCATTGTTAAAATTCCtcataattttcaaaaaataactgCAGGAGTTTCCTCCAAAAAGTAAGCTAGACAGTGGAGTCTATGGGGATCATACAAGCACAATTACCAAAGAACAAATAGAGCTTAACTTAGATGGGCTCACTACAGATCAGGTAAAGATAAATTTTTGTTTCCCATGAAAAAACTTAGGTGTTTTTATGGTAAATTATGCTATTGCTTTGTTGTCATAGTCCCTTCATTAATGTTGATATTATTCTAACAAAGTTAAATTTTGTTGGGTAGGCTATCCAGAACAAGAAATTGTTCCTGCTAGATCACCACGACACGATAATTCCATATCTAAGGCAGATAAactcaacaaccacaaaagcttATGCTTCCAGAACCATCCTTTTCTTGAAAAGTGATGGAACTTTAAAGCCAGTGGCCATTGAGTTAAGTTTGCCAAATCCTCAAGGAGATCAATATGGTGTTGTTAGCAATGTCTACTTGCCTGCAGCTGAAGGTGTTGAAAGTTCTATATGGCTACTGGCAAAGGCTTATGTTATTGTGAATGACTCTTGCTTTCATCAACTTGTCAGCCACTGGTATTCAATGAAATTCCAATaaatttagttttaaatttttatgcATATATGAATTCGTTGTTAATTAATATCTTTCCATGGATTTCAGGTTAAATACTCATGCAGTTGTTGAACCATTTGTCATTGCAACAAACAGGCAGCTTAGTGTTATTCATCCTATTTACAagcttctatttcctcactacCGTGATACCATGAATATAAATGCACTTGCAAGGTCAGCGTTAGTCAATGCAGAAGGTATCATTGAAAAAACATTCTTGTGGGGAAAATATGCCATGGAAATGTCTTCTGTAGTTTACAAGGATTGGGTTTTTACGGACCAAGCACTGCCCGCTGATCTCATCAAGAGGTAGTAATCCTTACAAATATCATAATTCTAATTACATTTAGTTGATAAATAATACATGAAAGGTTTAAAAACAAAAGGCATCGCCAAGCGCGAAGATTAACTATTACAGAGTTGTTCTAACTTAAGCAGATGTCTCGAATTCGAGTATCTGTGAATGCAGTTGCGTTATACTTGTGGTTTTTACAAA
This portion of the Lotus japonicus ecotype B-129 chromosome 3, LjGifu_v1.2 genome encodes:
- the LOC130746519 gene encoding seed linoleate 9S-lipoxygenase-3-like translates to MPLNIFGGQKIKGTVVLMQKNVLDINSIISAEKIADGIFDGVTSIFDTLTSFLGRSISLQLISATQADSSGKGKLGNAAYVDAIINNLPTLGASQNACSVSFDYDSSFGIPGAFYIKNYMSTEFLLVSVTLEDIPNHGTIHFVCNSWIYNAKNYTSDRIFFANDTYLPSKTPAPLVYYRQQELKTLRGDGTGERQEWDRIYDYDVYNDLGEPDKSASLARPVLGGSSTFPYPRRGRTGRKPTATDPQTESRSSSFYIPRDEAFGHLKSSDFLTYGLKSISQDVIPALQSVFDINFTPNEFDSFGDVYDLYEGGIQLPTDILSKISPLPVLKEVFRTDGEQFLKFPPPKVIQVTKSDWNTDEEFAREIIAGVNPCLVHILQEFPPKSKLDSGVYGDHTSTITKEQIELNLDGLTTDQAIQNKKLFLLDHHDTIIPYLRQINSTTTKAYASRTILFLKSDGTLKPVAIELSLPNPQGDQYGVVSNVYLPAAEGVESSIWLLAKAYVIVNDSCFHQLVSHWLNTHAVVEPFVIATNRQLSVIHPIYKLLFPHYRDTMNINALARSALVNAEGIIEKTFLWGKYAMEMSSVVYKDWVFTDQALPADLIKRGIAVEDFSAPHGLRLVIEDYPYAVDGLDIWAAIKTWVQEYVYLYYPSDDAIQQDSELQAWWKELVEVGHGDKKNEPWWPKMQTRAELIESSTTLIWTASALHAAVNFGQYPYGGLILNRPTLSRRFMPEKGTAEYDELVTNTQKAYLRTITPKLQTLIDLSVIEILSRHASDEYYLGQRDSAEYWTSDANAIAAFKKFGTTLAEIEAQLTVRNNNETLRNRVGPVSMPYTLLYPTSEEGLTFRGIPNSVSI